In Opitutaceae bacterium TAV5, one genomic interval encodes:
- a CDS encoding exonuclease VII small subunit yields the protein MDKKPAETPSFEQAMMRLESIVESMETGDVPLADLLVRFEEGSKLLKVCEARLKEAELRIEQLKKQKDGSVALDAFPLDQDS from the coding sequence GTGGACAAAAAACCCGCTGAAACGCCTTCATTCGAGCAAGCCATGATGCGCCTGGAATCCATCGTCGAATCGATGGAAACCGGCGATGTGCCGCTGGCCGACCTGCTCGTGCGTTTCGAAGAAGGCAGCAAACTGCTCAAGGTTTGCGAAGCCCGCCTGAAAGAGGCCGAACTCAGGATCGAACAACTCAAGAAGCAGAAAGACGGCTCCGTCGCCCTCGACGCGTTTCCGCTCGACCAGGACTCTTGA
- a CDS encoding beta-lactamase, giving the protein MRISLEDNFTDVIAKAQRGLGITDENLAARAGIAAHDLQAVKGGDPIVAVIRRIARHLKLSPDALEDLALRKWYPQQPAFPRGFAMFNTAFGDMTVNSYLVWDPRSREAAAFDTGADCSAMLDTIAAEKLRVGHLFLTHTHEDHIADLARLAAATGAEVWSHERETIDHPGARNFSEGAWFHVGDLAIKTLLTSGHSPGLTTFYITGASWPLAVCGDSIFASSMGGSPTHYADQLRNNIAKILPLPRDTVLAPGHGPLTTLAQEKKHNPFFAK; this is encoded by the coding sequence ATGAGGATTTCGCTCGAAGACAATTTTACCGACGTCATCGCCAAGGCGCAGCGCGGCCTGGGCATCACCGACGAAAACCTCGCCGCCCGCGCGGGCATCGCCGCGCATGACCTCCAGGCCGTGAAAGGCGGCGATCCCATCGTGGCCGTCATCCGCCGCATCGCCCGCCACCTGAAACTCTCGCCCGACGCGCTCGAGGACCTTGCCCTCAGGAAGTGGTACCCGCAACAGCCCGCCTTCCCGCGCGGCTTCGCCATGTTCAACACCGCGTTCGGCGACATGACGGTCAACAGCTACCTCGTCTGGGACCCGCGTTCGCGCGAGGCGGCGGCCTTTGACACCGGCGCCGACTGCTCGGCCATGCTTGACACCATCGCCGCCGAAAAACTCCGCGTGGGGCACCTGTTTCTCACGCACACGCACGAGGATCACATCGCCGACCTCGCCCGCCTCGCCGCCGCCACCGGCGCCGAAGTCTGGTCCCACGAACGCGAGACGATCGACCACCCCGGCGCCCGGAACTTCAGCGAAGGCGCCTGGTTCCACGTCGGCGACCTCGCCATCAAGACGCTGCTCACTTCCGGTCACTCGCCGGGCCTGACCACCTTTTATATCACCGGTGCGAGCTGGCCGCTCGCCGTGTGCGGCGACTCGATTTTCGCCTCCTCGATGGGCGGCAGCCCCACCCACTACGCCGACCAGCTCCGCAACAATATCGCGAAAATCCTCCCTCTCCCCCGCGACACCGTGCTCGCCCCCGGCCACGGCCCCCTGACCACGCTCGCCCAGGAAAAGAAGCACAACCCGTTTTTCGCAAAATAA
- a CDS encoding ribonuclease HIII: MPKKPASADDEAPKKISSYTIKLDDAQMEILHDICKARHWMPFEVAYTRFAYKADHLKLNLSAYTSGKVVIAGKGTEDFVRDVLEPEVTGAPKLGYDEVLHPDWFEAHAGLDESGKGDFFGPVVAATVIAERSAIEAWRKAGVQDSKKITGNRILELDRLIRETPGVVARAVYCGMPKYNELMARPRASLNKLLAWQHAKALLQALGEKPVPWGLLDQFSEQPLVQRELTRLGGAPAGFDLRMRTKAEEDPVVAAASIVARAEYVRIMNMLSQRFGEPLQKGASALVKKQGLAIMEKFGARALGDFAKLHFRTAWEIVKEAGKLDELPLPEPKERVEFRSIGRKPA; encoded by the coding sequence ATGCCGAAAAAGCCCGCCTCGGCCGACGACGAGGCTCCGAAGAAAATTTCCAGCTACACCATCAAGCTCGACGATGCGCAGATGGAGATCCTGCACGACATCTGCAAGGCGCGTCACTGGATGCCGTTCGAGGTCGCGTACACGCGCTTCGCCTACAAGGCCGACCACCTCAAGCTCAACCTCTCCGCCTACACCAGCGGCAAGGTCGTCATCGCGGGCAAGGGCACGGAGGATTTCGTGCGCGACGTGCTCGAACCCGAGGTCACCGGGGCGCCGAAACTCGGCTACGACGAGGTGCTCCATCCCGACTGGTTCGAGGCCCACGCCGGGCTCGACGAAAGCGGCAAGGGCGACTTTTTCGGCCCGGTCGTCGCCGCCACCGTGATCGCGGAAAGATCCGCCATCGAGGCCTGGCGCAAGGCCGGCGTGCAGGACTCCAAAAAAATCACCGGCAACCGCATCCTCGAACTCGACCGCCTCATCCGCGAGACGCCCGGCGTCGTGGCCCGCGCCGTTTATTGCGGCATGCCGAAATACAACGAACTGATGGCGCGCCCTCGCGCCAGCCTCAACAAGCTGCTCGCCTGGCAGCACGCCAAGGCCCTCCTCCAGGCGCTCGGCGAGAAACCCGTGCCGTGGGGTCTGCTCGACCAGTTCAGCGAACAACCCCTCGTGCAACGCGAACTCACCCGCCTCGGCGGCGCGCCCGCCGGCTTCGACCTGCGCATGCGCACCAAGGCCGAAGAAGACCCCGTAGTCGCCGCCGCGTCCATCGTCGCCCGTGCCGAATACGTGCGGATCATGAATATGCTCTCGCAACGCTTCGGCGAACCCCTGCAAAAAGGCGCCAGCGCCCTCGTGAAAAAGCAGGGCCTCGCCATCATGGAAAAATTCGGCGCCCGCGCGCTCGGCGACTTCGCCAAGCTGCATTTCCGCACCGCCTGGGAGATCGTGAAGGAAGCCGGCAAGCTCGACGAACTCCCGCTCCCCGAACCGAAGGAGCGCGTCGAGTTCAGGTCGATCGGCCGCAAACCGGCCTGA
- a CDS encoding ribonuclease H, producing the protein MPKRPQLRGFDLRQLAGHTGLIGVDEAGRGALAGPVVAAAVLVTREFLESRWAAHNATRINDSKQLSAPEREALAFEFETLVAENAIRVSPGVADVSEIEQFNILGATKLAMRRALEGIYPPDAFTRMEEPDLFSTPEQLAAWSRQASCRIIIDGLPLKSFPYPHTGVVKGDARSLGIAMASIVAKVTRDRLMTELDATHPGYGFAQHKGYGTEEHREAVLRLGRSPQHRELFLRKLLAGRVDPAQMDFLEA; encoded by the coding sequence ATGCCCAAACGTCCCCAGCTCCGCGGCTTCGATCTCCGGCAACTCGCCGGCCACACCGGGCTGATCGGCGTGGACGAAGCCGGTCGCGGAGCGCTTGCCGGCCCGGTCGTGGCGGCGGCGGTGCTCGTAACGCGCGAGTTTCTCGAAAGCCGCTGGGCCGCGCATAACGCCACCCGCATCAACGACTCCAAACAACTTTCCGCGCCCGAACGCGAAGCGCTCGCCTTCGAGTTCGAGACGCTCGTCGCCGAAAACGCCATCCGGGTCTCCCCCGGTGTCGCGGACGTTTCCGAGATCGAGCAGTTCAACATCCTCGGCGCCACCAAACTCGCCATGCGCCGCGCGCTCGAAGGCATCTATCCGCCCGATGCGTTTACACGCATGGAGGAGCCCGACCTCTTCTCCACGCCCGAGCAGCTTGCCGCCTGGAGCCGGCAGGCCTCCTGCCGCATCATCATCGACGGCCTGCCCCTCAAGAGCTTCCCCTATCCGCATACCGGTGTCGTCAAGGGGGACGCCCGCTCGCTCGGCATCGCCATGGCCTCGATCGTCGCCAAGGTCACCCGCGACCGGCTCATGACCGAACTCGATGCCACGCATCCCGGCTACGGCTTCGCGCAGCACAAGGGCTACGGTACGGAAGAGCACCGCGAGGCCGTCCTCCGCCTCGGCCGCAGCCCGCAACACCGCGAGCTGTTTCTGCGCAAACTCCTCGCCGGCCGCGTGGACCCCGCGCAAATGGATTTTCTCGAAGCCTGA